In a single window of the Methanoculleus thermophilus genome:
- a CDS encoding Clp1/GlmU family protein: protein MISIGREWEELTEALLRADTPERVYVIGATDSGKSTLCHYLVERAAIHTKTAYVDCDTGQSRIGPPTTEGMVIYNGAPEPPCQSYLRFVGSTSPGGHFIQMLTGAKRLVEKAAELSTDVTIIDSPGLIYGGAGIEFQVQMIDLLRPTRIVALQHGRELERILANFSRDPAMAIHRIPVAPAAVARSPIERRRYREECFAAYFAEGRAQGISLLGLGFQGRIPDMKNPHEIKGRLVSFNDPENFVLALAIVEKVHRRGQVLEVFAPPFDQAAVASVRFGSIYLDLAAEPGSMESTHPNPHAGMKERKSA from the coding sequence ATGATCAGCATCGGGAGAGAATGGGAGGAACTCACCGAGGCGCTTCTCCGGGCGGATACCCCCGAGCGCGTATATGTCATCGGAGCGACGGACAGCGGCAAGTCGACTCTCTGCCACTACCTCGTCGAGAGGGCTGCTATCCATACGAAGACAGCATACGTCGACTGCGACACCGGGCAGTCCCGGATAGGCCCCCCGACGACCGAAGGGATGGTCATCTACAACGGCGCGCCGGAACCACCATGCCAGTCCTATCTTCGGTTTGTCGGCTCAACCTCCCCCGGCGGTCACTTCATTCAGATGCTGACCGGAGCAAAGCGCCTTGTCGAGAAAGCCGCCGAACTCTCGACCGATGTCACTATCATCGACTCCCCCGGACTCATCTATGGAGGAGCAGGGATCGAGTTCCAGGTTCAGATGATCGACCTTCTCCGCCCGACCCGCATCGTCGCCCTCCAGCATGGACGGGAACTGGAACGAATTCTTGCGAACTTTTCCCGGGACCCCGCAATGGCGATACACCGGATCCCCGTGGCGCCTGCAGCCGTCGCCCGGAGTCCAATCGAGAGGCGACGCTACCGTGAAGAGTGTTTCGCGGCCTACTTTGCCGAAGGGAGGGCACAGGGGATCTCGCTCCTCGGACTCGGATTTCAGGGCAGGATCCCCGACATGAAGAACCCGCACGAGATCAAGGGGCGGTTGGTCTCCTTCAACGATCCGGAGAACTTCGTTCTTGCCCTTGCGATTGTCGAAAAGGTGCACCGTAGAGGGCAGGTGCTCGAGGTCTTCGCCCCGCCCTTCGACCAGGCCGCCGTCGCGTCGGTCAGGTTCGGCTCGATCTACCTGGATCTCGCAGCAGAGCCGGGGTCTATGGAGTCCACCCACCCCAACCCTCATGCCGGAATGAAGGAGAGGAAGAGCGCGTAG
- a CDS encoding pyridoxamine 5'-phosphate oxidase family protein gives MEIVKIPNMDKEEYDKLIEEGFISRIAFQGAKYPYIAPFLYVFDGKFLYFLATKYGRKNNLFKQHPYVSVEIEKYSSDLSCYTFVTMQGYLVQLEDAIEKKIIREKFVDMIKKHGLSKNILAALGHKPEEPLESIASEERSNIWKLTGVTDIVALKNL, from the coding sequence ATGGAGATTGTGAAGATCCCGAATATGGATAAAGAAGAGTACGATAAACTCATCGAAGAAGGATTTATCAGCCGCATTGCTTTCCAGGGTGCCAAATACCCTTATATCGCCCCGTTTCTGTATGTCTTCGACGGAAAGTTTCTCTACTTCCTTGCGACCAAGTACGGCAGAAAGAATAACCTCTTCAAGCAGCACCCGTATGTCTCCGTGGAGATTGAGAAGTATTCAAGCGATCTCTCCTGCTACACCTTCGTAACCATGCAAGGATACCTGGTGCAGCTTGAGGATGCGATCGAGAAGAAGATCATCAGGGAAAAGTTCGTAGATATGATCAAGAAGCATGGCCTCTCAAAGAATATCCTTGCCGCGCTCGGCCATAAGCCCGAAGAACCGCTCGAGTCGATCGCCTCCGAAGAGCGCTCAAATATCTGGAAGCTCACCGGCGTGACCGATATTGTCGCCTTAAAGAATCTCTAA
- a CDS encoding metallophosphoesterase, whose translation MRIGILSDTHDNIQMVDAAVKRLNEEQVSLTLHAGDYVSPFVIPRLANLQSPLIGVLGNNDGDHHLLAARFAEHEHLCLRGRFAEITAGGLTIGLLHGDERELLQALIGQGAFDVVVHGHTHQAGARSLGRRLVVNPGEVCGYLTGRPTIAVLDTVTQNVELLSLE comes from the coding sequence ATGCGCATCGGAATTCTCTCTGACACCCACGACAACATCCAGATGGTGGATGCAGCCGTAAAGCGGCTGAACGAGGAGCAGGTATCCCTGACACTCCATGCCGGGGACTATGTTTCTCCATTCGTCATCCCCCGGCTCGCGAATCTGCAATCTCCGCTGATCGGGGTTCTTGGGAACAACGATGGTGACCATCACCTCCTCGCCGCCCGGTTTGCCGAGCACGAGCACCTCTGTCTGAGAGGGAGATTTGCTGAGATCACTGCCGGGGGATTGACGATAGGGCTGCTGCACGGCGATGAACGAGAACTCCTGCAGGCACTTATCGGGCAGGGGGCTTTTGACGTTGTGGTCCACGGCCACACCCATCAAGCCGGGGCACGCAGCCTCGGGAGGAGACTGGTCGTCAACCCCGGGGAGGTCTGTGGCTACCTGACCGGGAGACCAACCATCGCAGTGCTGGATACGGTAACACAGAACGTGGAACTGCTCTCCCTTGAATGA
- a CDS encoding GNAT family N-acetyltransferase gives MFTKVLIPTDLSAASMLMAERVGEIPGVREVVLLHARRSDGPQPDEDQLYRMQERVQQQGITAAISIAEDDGTDVAERVLRAADEMGAGLIAMGVRDPGLLRNLLSGNVAATVLRKARTHVLIVPQSGGKRPAPLFWRLLVPTDLEPTAPEVRSVLKDHAGDGTAVLLHVIEPGRQETEQEAAERLDLLRRDLAPAGDEIRPMIRTGNPAQIICAVADEIDASVVVIPRIGKRDAAGSAPLGSVTSAVVECVKSPILVLAIPILLKIETRELRSEEFPLAEEIWIDYHQLKANPETDRIFGVFADGTLVSVARCRRHPDGYEVDGVFTPVRFRGRGYARRAMDALVEACQHDTLYMHSVRNLVEFYATYGFVSIPESDLPPTIRSRFAFAIGDMEGANVQPMRRFAGPFRR, from the coding sequence ATGTTTACAAAGGTACTCATCCCAACAGACCTCTCCGCCGCCTCGATGCTCATGGCGGAGCGGGTCGGTGAGATCCCGGGCGTCCGTGAGGTCGTCCTCCTCCACGCCCGGCGATCGGACGGACCCCAGCCTGACGAGGACCAACTTTACCGGATGCAAGAGAGAGTGCAGCAGCAGGGCATCACGGCAGCAATCTCGATCGCAGAGGACGACGGAACGGATGTCGCGGAGAGAGTACTCCGGGCAGCCGATGAGATGGGAGCCGGCCTGATAGCAATGGGGGTCCGTGACCCCGGCCTGCTTCGGAACCTCCTCTCCGGAAACGTCGCAGCCACCGTACTCAGGAAAGCACGGACACACGTCCTGATCGTGCCGCAATCGGGTGGGAAGAGACCGGCGCCGCTCTTTTGGCGCCTGCTGGTGCCGACTGATCTTGAACCAACGGCACCGGAGGTTCGTTCTGTCTTAAAAGATCACGCCGGAGACGGGACTGCCGTACTCCTGCATGTCATCGAGCCCGGGCGCCAGGAAACGGAGCAGGAGGCAGCCGAAAGACTGGATCTCCTGCGAAGAGACCTTGCACCAGCGGGAGATGAAATTCGCCCAATGATTCGGACCGGAAATCCGGCGCAGATCATCTGTGCCGTAGCGGACGAGATCGATGCCTCCGTAGTCGTGATTCCGCGCATAGGAAAGCGTGATGCAGCAGGAAGCGCACCGCTCGGGAGCGTCACGAGCGCAGTCGTAGAATGCGTAAAGTCACCGATATTGGTTCTGGCAATCCCGATCCTCTTAAAGATTGAAACCAGAGAACTGCGGAGCGAAGAGTTCCCCCTCGCCGAGGAGATCTGGATTGATTACCACCAGTTAAAGGCCAACCCGGAGACTGATAGGATATTCGGGGTCTTTGCGGACGGCACCCTCGTCTCCGTCGCCAGGTGCCGCCGACACCCGGACGGCTACGAGGTGGACGGAGTCTTCACCCCGGTCCGGTTCCGGGGAAGAGGGTATGCCCGAAGGGCGATGGACGCGCTCGTCGAGGCGTGCCAGCATGACACCCTGTACATGCACTCGGTCCGGAACCTCGTTGAGTTTTACGCAACATATGGATTTGTATCGATACCAGAAAGCGACCTTCCTCCGACCATCCGGTCCAGGTTCGCGTTTGCCATTGGAGATATGGAAGGAGCAAACGTTCAACCGATGCGCCGCTTTGCCGGTCCGTTTCGACGATAA
- a CDS encoding ATP-binding protein, producing the protein MYIPIVLAAYWYPRHGVVFSIALSLGYLATALLIFEGGAEQIVSVVARAAVYVAIGAVVSLLSFRLREQEERYRGIFDNSEAGTLIIAPDDGTRIEEVNYVGATLLGSTIRGLIREPITRFIDDPETWDEFVAKIRRDGAAYGYETTLRRIDGSAVRALVSGGRLPGGRFVLTLIDITARKNAEDALREANARLNMLGRLTRNDLMAAVFGLLSRIAEGTRQFDDPAVRQYINSLEEDARLVQRRAEITRDYQDLGLRPPEWQPLQRVIREVVSCLLLPGISVRSWVERLEIFADPKLDQVFSNLIENAFRHGKTVSQIVITYQIQEDGLSIYIEDDGVGIPEADKEKIFAYGFGTDGGLGLFLVREILAITGMTIQETGTPGEGARFVIHVPPDGYRIV; encoded by the coding sequence ATGTATATCCCGATCGTGCTTGCCGCATACTGGTATCCCCGACACGGCGTCGTCTTCTCGATTGCTCTGAGCCTGGGTTATCTTGCAACGGCCCTGCTCATCTTTGAGGGGGGAGCCGAGCAGATCGTCTCGGTTGTTGCGCGAGCCGCAGTTTACGTAGCTATCGGTGCCGTCGTATCACTCCTCTCATTCCGGCTCCGGGAGCAGGAGGAGCGCTACCGCGGGATATTCGACAACTCAGAGGCAGGAACACTCATCATCGCGCCGGACGACGGAACGCGCATCGAGGAGGTCAACTACGTGGGAGCAACCCTCCTCGGCTCCACGATCCGCGGCCTGATTAGAGAGCCCATCACCCGGTTCATCGACGATCCCGAGACCTGGGACGAGTTTGTAGCAAAGATCCGCAGGGATGGGGCTGCATACGGGTATGAGACAACCCTCCGCCGCATCGACGGGTCTGCAGTTCGGGCGCTTGTATCGGGCGGCAGGCTCCCGGGAGGACGGTTTGTCCTCACGCTCATCGACATCACCGCCCGGAAGAACGCCGAGGATGCACTTCGTGAGGCGAACGCCAGGCTGAACATGCTTGGGCGCCTCACCCGGAACGATCTAATGGCAGCGGTCTTTGGGCTTCTTTCGCGGATAGCCGAGGGAACACGGCAGTTCGACGACCCCGCCGTTCGCCAGTACATAAACAGCCTGGAAGAGGATGCCCGGCTCGTGCAGCGCCGCGCTGAGATCACCCGCGACTACCAGGACCTCGGTCTCCGGCCGCCGGAGTGGCAGCCGCTGCAGAGGGTTATCCGGGAGGTGGTCTCATGCCTGCTCCTTCCCGGGATCTCGGTCCGCTCCTGGGTGGAGCGGCTCGAAATCTTCGCCGACCCCAAGCTCGATCAGGTCTTCTCCAACCTGATCGAGAATGCCTTCCGCCACGGCAAGACCGTATCGCAGATCGTCATCACCTACCAGATCCAGGAGGATGGTCTCTCTATCTACATCGAGGACGACGGGGTGGGAATTCCTGAAGCGGATAAGGAGAAGATATTTGCGTACGGCTTTGGAACCGATGGCGGACTGGGGCTCTTCCTTGTCCGGGAGATCCTTGCCATCACCGGCATGACAATCCAGGAGACCGGAACGCCTGGTGAGGGGGCACGATTCGTGATCCACGTGCCGCCGGACGGCTACCGGATTGTGTGA